A window of Gemmatimonadota bacterium contains these coding sequences:
- the msrA gene encoding peptide-methionine (S)-S-oxide reductase MsrA, producing MSGALELATLGGGCFWCLEAVYLELRGVRSVKSGYAGGHVPNPTYEQVCGKRTGHAEVIQVAYDPTEITYRELLEVFFTIHDPTTIDRQGNDVGPQYRSAIFTHSPEQETEARAARASAQAHWDDPIVTEVEPLETFWPAETYHDNYFARNPGNPYCAVVVAPKVSKARKLFLDKLARR from the coding sequence GTGAGCGGTGCTCTGGAACTCGCGACGCTCGGCGGCGGCTGCTTCTGGTGTCTCGAGGCGGTCTACCTGGAGCTGCGCGGCGTGCGGTCGGTGAAGAGCGGCTACGCCGGCGGCCATGTGCCGAACCCGACGTACGAGCAGGTGTGCGGCAAGCGGACGGGACACGCCGAGGTCATCCAGGTGGCGTACGATCCGACGGAGATCACCTATCGCGAGCTGCTCGAGGTGTTCTTCACCATCCACGACCCGACGACCATCGACCGTCAGGGGAACGACGTGGGGCCGCAGTACCGCTCGGCGATCTTCACGCACTCGCCGGAGCAGGAGACCGAGGCGCGGGCCGCACGGGCGTCAGCGCAGGCGCACTGGGACGATCCGATCGTGACGGAGGTGGAGCCGCTGGAGACGTTCTGGCCGGCGGAGACGTACCACGACAACTACTTCGCACGGAACCCGGGGAACCCGTACTGCGCGGTGGTGGTGGCGCCGAAGGTGTCGAAGGCGCGGAAGTTGTTCCTCGACAAGCTCGCGCGGCGCTGA
- the msrB gene encoding peptide-methionine (R)-S-oxide reductase MsrB: MTKQKPTDPALAEKLSPMQYQVTQCSATEPPFRNEFWDHHEPGLYVDVVSGEPLFSSLDKFDSGTGWPSFTKPVLQEHVTEHRDVSHFMVRTEVRSKEGDSHLGHLFDDGPGPLGLRYCINSASLRFIPVARLAAEGYEKFVPLFEEQARRKAGESA; the protein is encoded by the coding sequence ATGACCAAGCAGAAGCCGACCGATCCCGCGCTCGCCGAGAAGCTCTCGCCGATGCAGTACCAGGTGACGCAGTGCAGCGCGACCGAGCCGCCGTTCCGGAACGAGTTCTGGGATCACCATGAGCCCGGGCTCTACGTGGACGTCGTCTCCGGCGAGCCGCTCTTCTCGTCGCTCGACAAGTTCGATTCGGGGACGGGGTGGCCGTCGTTCACCAAGCCGGTACTGCAGGAGCACGTCACGGAGCACCGCGACGTCTCGCACTTCATGGTCCGGACGGAGGTCCGGTCGAAGGAGGGTGACTCGCATCTCGGGCACCTGTTCGACGACGGCCCCGGCCCGCTGGGGCTCCGCTACTGCATCAACTCGGCGTCGCTGCGGTTCATCCCCGTGGCGCGGCTCGCGGCGGAGGGGTACGAGAAGTTCGTGCCGCTCTTCGAGGAACAGGCGCGCCGCAAGGCGGGGGAGTCGGCGTGA